The DNA sequence ATGGAGCAAGGTGTCTCTGAGGTGACTTCTGAATGTTGCAAAGGTTCTAGAGAAGAGTTCTAGAGAAGAGCTCTAAAGAAGTGTGCAGGTGCATGCCCATCTGGTTCAATTGTCTATTAAATATTTATTATGCATAGATGTATGATTGACCATTATAGTGCATAGATCTATGATTGACCTTTATAGTGCATAGATGTATGATTGGCCTTTATAGTGCATAGATGTATGATTTACCTATATAGTGTATAGATTTATGATGGACCTTTATTGCATTTGGGTGTGGTGTGCATTAATCAGAGTATAACATTGCCCTGTGTGGGTAATGGGAAAATTTAAGATGAATAAAGTGAATATTCAGTTAACAGTAATTAACTGTTAGAGATATGATGCTACGAACCTTCATGAAAGGGCTGATAATAGGTTATTTAATGATGTCCCTTAAAAGAACAAGGTCTCTAAAATGGTATGGAGACAGGGATTAGCTTCATGGCAACAACACTAGCTGGATCCTATCCACATGAATTTATACTTCAGGTTTCCTgattttgccttcaaaataaaagtctgcaGTAAAATGCTGTGTCTGCCACGAAATAATAGTTTTTTGCAGCTTTGCATAGTGCATAATGTTACAATTAAGAGAAATATAATAACTAAATGGGTTAAAAATCTAAACTAAAGAGAATTAGTACtttatataaatcaaatcaaacatgcgccaaatacaacaagtattgtacagtgaaatgcttacttacaagccctaaccaacaatgcagttaaaaaaagaataaaaaataaaaaaagaatatatatatacatatatataactaAACAATTAATAATTAATGAATACAAttcaaattaaaaaataaaataacaaataaaagtaacaaataattaaagagcagcagtaaaataaaaatagtgaggttatgtacagggggtaccggtaaagagtcaatgtacaGTAAGATAAAGAATATTATAAGGTGGAGCATATTGAGAAAATGGTTGGTGCTTAATAATAGCCTACTGGTAAAGAAATATACATTAAAcataaaaaatctatatatattttttgattgtatgattttttgttaaTTCACTGGTGCTATTGTTTAAGGATGCAATTTGAAATGTAATGTTTAAGAAAAAAgtactgtatttttgttttattgcACAGACAAATTGAACACAGGAAAAGCGATTGATAGTGTGTCCATAAAACCAGGGCCCTGTCTACTCACTAGAGTTCCTAGAATACAAATCAGATGAGTTAGAACAAAAATCTAGGTCATAGGAAGTGTTGCTGTACTGTTACTGTGGTCAAACATCTTAAATTGGGGTGCCTGGACACAATACGATTATTTGTGCAGATGTAAAAATGGGGTGGGGAGTGCTCAGGGTCTGTAGAATGTAATGGTGTCATTTCATGGGACTCATGGGACTGAATAATACAGAGTGTTGCTGGCCTTTTACCCCACCCATTCCATTGGCCACGTTGCAAATCACTGTATAAGGAATACATGTTGGCTTATAGAGCAAAAACTATTCTAGGTGTTGCAGTAGAAGCATTGTAGGGAATACTCAGTAGAATGTATATATGGTGTCATTTCATTGAGCTCTGAATAATACAGAGTGTTCCTTCCTGAACAGTGCTATATTTGTACCTTATAGTGTCTAGGCACCCCATTTTAAGCTGTTTGACAACAGTgaaaattaaatcaaattaaatgttatttgtcacatacacgtgtttagcagatgttattgtggatgtagcgaaatgcttgtatttctagctctaacagtgcagtaatatctaagagtaatatctaacaatttcacaacaatacacacaatctaaagtaaaggaattaaGAATTTATAAATATTTgggtgagcaatgtcagagcggcatagactaagatacagtagaatacagtatatacatatgagatgagtaatgcaaaatatgcaaacattattaaagtgactagtgttcccattattaaagtggcctctaatgtgctagtgatggctatttaacagtatctaacagtttgatggccttgagatagaagctgtttttcagtctctcagtcccagctttgatgcaaatgtactgacctcgccttctggatgatagcggggtgaacaggcagtggctcgggtggttgatgtccttgtcCTTTTtgcccttcctgtgacattgggtgctgtacgtgtcctggagggcaggtagtttgcccccggtgatgcgttgggcagaccgcaccaccctctggagagccctgcggttgcgggcggtgcagttgccgtaccaggcagtgatacagcctgacaggatgctctcaattgtgcatctgtacaagtttgtgagggttttaggtaccaagccaaatttcttcagcctcctgaggttgaagaggtgctgttgcgccttcttcaccacactgtctgtgtaggtggaccatttcagtttgtcagtgatgtgtacacgaGGAACAAGAaggtttccaccttctccactgcggtcacatcgatgtggataggggggtgctccctctgctgtttcctgaattccacgatcagctcctttgttttgttgacgttgggtgagaggttattttcctggcaccacactcccagggccctcacctcctccctgtaggctgtctctttattgttggtaatcagacctactactgttgtgtcatctgcagacttgatgattgagttggaggcgtgcatggccacgcagtcatgggtgaacagggagtacaggagggggctgagcaggcatccttgtggggccccagtgttgagtatcagcgaagtggaggCGTTTTTTCATACAGTACATTCACCACCtgcgggcggcccgtcaggaagaccaggacccagttgcacaggatggggttcagacccagggcctcaagcttaatgatgagcttggagggtactatggcgttgaatgctgagctatctTGATCTGTATTATTCAGAGCCTATGGAATTACACCATATAtacattctacagaccctactgagtattcccTACAACACTTCTACTGTGGCACCTAGAATAGTATTTGCTCTATAAGCCAATATGTCTTCCATACACATTGCTTTGCATTGGGGGCATTTAGGCTATTGACATTCTGAAATTCTGTGACCCGAAAGTACTTTTTTTAGTGTTGCTGAGGAGACAGGGCCCTGTTTCagcacccctccactccctcaccATCGTCAGAGCAGTCTTTCccagctcagtctctctctgctgggTCAGTTCTCTCAGCTTCAGGGTCCTCATGGAACCAGCCTGGGTGGAGCCCTCAAACTCAGCATTTTGCATTTCACCACAGAtactgagaaagagaaagagagaggggggggggtcctttcactacagttcactacattGAGAAGTGAAAGGACTGTAACTTCAAGATATTTCAGGGAAAACGTATCAAACGTTGCAGTTACAATTAGCCCAACAGTACAGAACTGAATAGTTTACACACCTGTCCAGCTCTGCAATGCGGTTCGTCATCTCGCCATCTTTCTATAAAAGAGGGAAAATGCAGACTAGAACACATTtccagccacttagctataggtatctgaccacttttttgtcTGTGTGTTGCTTAGTAGTGACATGCTTACCTTGattctgtctctcgccctctggACAAGTTTGTTTTTGGAACGTCAATCCTCACAACCAAACATCCTGCTGGCAGTTTATTTGAAGTAAATAGTCACAAGTATCTTGCTTTAACAAAGACTGCACAATAAACgaataaatggttaaaaaaatgtcAGCGTCTCAAAGGATGGAGGCAAGTCTGTCTACGTTGGCATGGTAACTAACCTATGTAGCCGGAAATATCCTTCCTTCGCTGCCAATTACATTGAACGATACAGATCACATGACCAGCATGACGCGTGTTGCCCGTCGTCGTTCCTTGTGCAGGAAGTGGTTACATGGGGCGGTTAGATACACATGAAAGTCATTCTACCGGCAAAAACCAGAGGCGAGACAAAATTGACAAAAGCTCCGTATTTATTCTCCTGTTGTTAGTTTGTTACAGTAGAACGTTATAGTGCGATGTTAGGTTTGATTCTGAATGTGTATTGCTATCATACCTCAGCCATTAGTCAGTAAAGCTAAAGGGCTAGCTATAGTAACCGTACCGTtacagtagctaacgttagctaggttacATTAGCTAATTTACTTGTAGTTACATCAGAATAGGGCTTGGCAATCTTACCCCAGCATTGTCATCATGATACGAACAGGAGGAGTGCAGCAGATGGCCAGGGGACTATGCCAAATAATGGGACGTGAAATCTCAAAGGGAAATTTCAACACCAACATCAGACAAATGACTCCAAGAGGGACTCTCCAGCTTCCCTGGTCTATCAACAGTGTCCGAACCATGGCGGtaggtccagaaacacacacacacagccacacatatTTAGCTAGCTACAAACAGCCATAACATTAGTGTAGCCTACTGTCAAGGGCAATATGAGTGAGAACATGTGAGTCATGAATCATCTTACCTAAACATTTGTCATGGTTCCCTTTTCCCGAACGTTACTGCCGATAGAAACAGTATTTTTTCCCCACAATGTGCATTGTCAACTGTGCAGAATGTATTTCGTTCTGGATGTTTCTGCCGTGTCATGCTGTTCTGTTGTCATAGAGTGGGACCCCCTGTACTCAGTCAGATAATACTGTAATAAAGTATGGATGTGGGTGTAATAGTAGTGTTTGTCCACTAGGTGCTGCCCTGGCCTTTCTCTTTCCAGCCACGGGACTTCAGCCTGCCCAACTCGTCCTGGGGCTCCGACATGAGGCGTTTGTATGAGCACTATAACAGCCAGTGTGAGGTAGAGACAGATGACGGAGAGAAGAAGTGGGGGGTCTGGAGAAGACTGCCCAGCTATAACCGCTCCCTCAAGTACGCCACAGGTACAGTAAGGAAGGGTTTCTTCCACatgtggatggtgtgtgtgtgtacgaaaatgcatgcactcactactgtaagtcactctggacaagataaatgactaaaatgtaacgtGTTTGTATAACCCTGTCTCTCAAGTCCTGGGCATAGTGTCTGAGTaagatgttgtgtgtatgtgtgtaactctgtgtgtctctccttccaAGGTTGGGTGTATCTGAGTAAGAtgttgtctgtatgtgtgtttctcCTTCCAAGGTGGGGTGTATTTGAGTAAGATCATTCAGTCGAAGGCACGTCTGTTCACGCGGAACATCAGGGCGCAGGGAGCAGGGTTCGAGTATGTCGTGTTTGTCAACAAGCAGgagcagaagtgtgtgtgtgtgttccaggctgGCCACCTACTGGAGGGACCCCCGGGGtgagctgtttgtgtgtgtgtgtgtgtgttgatggcaTGTGTATAATGTGACAATGTTTGTccttgtgtgtgtatctctgtaaaAATGACACAATCAACTGCTAGCATTCAAACATCATATTTAGTCTGAAGTATAATGTTTATAAATGATGTGTGTGATTCCAGGCACGTCCATGGGGGGGCAATAGCTACCATGATTGACACTGTAACGGGGACCCACGCCACCTACCTCTCTGGGCCTGTCATGACTGCCAACCTC is a window from the Oncorhynchus tshawytscha isolate Ot180627B linkage group LG03, Otsh_v2.0, whole genome shotgun sequence genome containing:
- the LOC121841044 gene encoding acyl-coenzyme A thioesterase THEM4-like, coding for MIRTGGVQQMARGLCQIMGREISKGNFNTNIRQMTPRGTLQLPWSINSVRTMAVLPWPFSFQPRDFSLPNSSWGSDMRRLYEHYNSQCEVETDDGEKKWGVWRRLPSYNRSLKYATGGVYLSKIIQSKARLFTRNIRAQGAGFEYVVFVNKQEQKCVCVFQAGHLLEGPPGHVHGGAIATMIDTVTGTHATYLSGPVMTANLNINYRSPISLGSTVLLTCSLDKKEGRKTFVSCQVTNTDSSKLHTEATGLFLSITMGHLLGG